The following are from one region of the Amia ocellicauda isolate fAmiCal2 chromosome 1, fAmiCal2.hap1, whole genome shotgun sequence genome:
- the flcn gene encoding folliculin isoform X1, producing MNALVALCHFCELHGPRTLFCTEALHPPAPPGPSGPPEGPPAPRELEREREREEGLNMKANNSAPQRSDMCEGCRSLPPGHPGFLSVDSETSIRFVSHQQPRRPQLFSIVRQACVRSLSCEVCPGREGPIFFGDDQQGFVFSHTFFIKDRLARGFQRWYSVVMVTMDRIYLINSWPFLLTHLRQTIGSLQSTALKVFDSEQGVSGQRSVRLDSVFSPAVFPPQRSGNAARSLPSLTQHPSLWESLHCSFTWLLKASGSRLTEKLLEGAPTEDTLVLIERQSEQEEEMTGWEGAEGGVSSAQQNQSECDEGRDFLGDRSQGEEPAGPRFRSLRHLRQVLGASEFRQLTWHVLMGNQVIWRGADPQLIQSAFTVLKQALLPRGCCRCVLYSECYEEAYRCNFLGLRPDVPVPPHVLASEFSVLVDVVSDDRSSLYSAASSDDDILSLYQCRLTSASTQPTDRGPTLLNKLELALTNENLSVDVVSHCLLCLKEEWMNKVKVLFKFSKVDGRGREETQKLLGVLGASDDDNVRLLKFWLTGLSKTYKSHLISSLRHAH from the exons atgaaCGCTCTTGTGGCTCTGTGTCATTTCTGTGAGCTCCATGGCCCTCGAACCCTCTTCTGCACTGAGGCCCTGCACCCCCCCGCACCCCCTGGGCCTTCTGGCCCCCCCGAaggcccccccgcccccagagagCTGGAGCgagagcgggagagagaggaaggactTAATATGAAGGCCAACAATTCTGCTCCACAGAGATCTGACATGtgtgag ggctgtCGCTCTCTTCCCCCCGGTCACCCCGGGTTCCTCAGTGTGGACAGCGAGACGTCCATCCGCTTCGTCAGCCACCAGCAGCCCCGCCGGCCACAGCTCTTCTCCATCGTCCGCCAGGCCTGTGTCCGAAGTCTGAGCTGTGAG gtgtgtccGGGCAGGGAGGGGCCCATCTTCTTCGGGGATGATCAGCAGGGCTTTGTCTTCAGCCACACCTTCTTCATCAAGGACCGCCTCGCCCGCGGCTTCCAGCGCTGGTACTCCGTGGTCATGGTGACCATGGACCGCATCTACCTCATCAACTCCTGGCCCTTCCTGCTCACCCACCTGCGGCAAACCATCGGCTCCCTGCAGAGCACCGCCCTGAAG GTGTTTGACAGTGAGCAGGGCGTGAGCGGCCAGCGGTCAGTGCGGCTGGACAGCGTCTTCTCTCCGGCCGTGTTTCCTCCCCAGCGCAGTGGCAATGCCGCGCGCTCCCTGCCCTCCCTCACACAGCACCCCTCACTGTGGGAGAGCCTGCACTGCTCCTTCACCTG gcTGCTGAAGGCCAGTGGGAGCCGTCTGACTGAGAAGCTGCTGGAGGGAGCGCCGACCGAGGACACGCTGGTGCTGATCGAGAGGCAGAGCG AGCAAGAGGAGGAGATGACTGGCTGGGAGGGGGCAGAGGGGGGGGTGTCCTCAGCACAGCAGAACCAATCGGAATGTGATGAAGGGCGGGACTTCCTGGGGGACAGGAGTCagggggaggagccggcagggcCAAGGTTCAGGTCACTGAGACACCTGAGACAG GTGCTTGGTGCCAGTGAGTTCCGGCAGCTGACCTGGCACGTGCTCATGGGGAACCAGGTGATCTGGAGGGGGGCGGACCCACAGCTCATCCAGTCAGCATTCACCGTGCTCAAG CAGGCCTTGCTGCCACGGGGGTGCTGTCgctgtgtgctgtacagtgAGTGCTATGAGGAGGCGTACCGCTGCAACTTCCTGGGCCTGCGCCCCGACGTCCCCGTGCCCCCCCACGTCCTTGCCTCCG aGTTCTCGGTGCTGGTGGACGTGGTCAGTGATGACCGCTCCTCTCTCtactcagcagccagcagcgaCGACGATATCCTCTCCCTCTACCAGTGCCGACTGACCAGCGCCAGCACACAGCCCACTGACCGTG GTCCTACACTGTTAAATAAGCTGGAGCTGGCGCTGACCAATGAGAACCTCTCAGTGGATGTGGTCAGTCACTGTCTGCTCTGCCTGAAGGAGGAGTGGATGAA tAAGGTGAAGGTGCTGTTTAAATTCTCCAAAGTCGATGGCCGTGGCCGTGAGGAGACACAGAAGCTGCTAGGAGTGCTGGGCGCCTCAGATGATGACAACGTACGTCTGCTCAAGTTCTGGCTGACCGGCCTGAGCAAGACCTACAAGAGTCACCTGATCAGCTCCCTGCGCCACGCCCACTGA
- the flcn gene encoding folliculin isoform X2, with protein sequence MNALVALCHFCELHGPRTLFCTEALHPPAPPGPSGPPEGPPAPRELEREREREEGLNMKANNSAPQRSDMCEGCRSLPPGHPGFLSVDSETSIRFVSHQQPRRPQLFSIVRQACVRSLSCEVCPGREGPIFFGDDQQGFVFSHTFFIKDRLARGFQRWYSVVMVTMDRIYLINSWPFLLTHLRQTIGSLQSTALKVFDSEQGVSGQRSVRLDSVFSPAVFPPQRSGNAARSLPSLTQHPSLWESLHCSFTWLLKASGSRLTEKLLEGAPTEDTLVLIERQSEQEEEMTGWEGAEGGVSSAQQNQSECDEGRDFLGDRSQGEEPAGPRFRSLRHLRQVLGASEFRQLTWHVLMGNQVIWRGADPQLIQSAFTVLKALLPRGCCRCVLYSECYEEAYRCNFLGLRPDVPVPPHVLASEFSVLVDVVSDDRSSLYSAASSDDDILSLYQCRLTSASTQPTDRGPTLLNKLELALTNENLSVDVVSHCLLCLKEEWMNKVKVLFKFSKVDGRGREETQKLLGVLGASDDDNVRLLKFWLTGLSKTYKSHLISSLRHAH encoded by the exons atgaaCGCTCTTGTGGCTCTGTGTCATTTCTGTGAGCTCCATGGCCCTCGAACCCTCTTCTGCACTGAGGCCCTGCACCCCCCCGCACCCCCTGGGCCTTCTGGCCCCCCCGAaggcccccccgcccccagagagCTGGAGCgagagcgggagagagaggaaggactTAATATGAAGGCCAACAATTCTGCTCCACAGAGATCTGACATGtgtgag ggctgtCGCTCTCTTCCCCCCGGTCACCCCGGGTTCCTCAGTGTGGACAGCGAGACGTCCATCCGCTTCGTCAGCCACCAGCAGCCCCGCCGGCCACAGCTCTTCTCCATCGTCCGCCAGGCCTGTGTCCGAAGTCTGAGCTGTGAG gtgtgtccGGGCAGGGAGGGGCCCATCTTCTTCGGGGATGATCAGCAGGGCTTTGTCTTCAGCCACACCTTCTTCATCAAGGACCGCCTCGCCCGCGGCTTCCAGCGCTGGTACTCCGTGGTCATGGTGACCATGGACCGCATCTACCTCATCAACTCCTGGCCCTTCCTGCTCACCCACCTGCGGCAAACCATCGGCTCCCTGCAGAGCACCGCCCTGAAG GTGTTTGACAGTGAGCAGGGCGTGAGCGGCCAGCGGTCAGTGCGGCTGGACAGCGTCTTCTCTCCGGCCGTGTTTCCTCCCCAGCGCAGTGGCAATGCCGCGCGCTCCCTGCCCTCCCTCACACAGCACCCCTCACTGTGGGAGAGCCTGCACTGCTCCTTCACCTG gcTGCTGAAGGCCAGTGGGAGCCGTCTGACTGAGAAGCTGCTGGAGGGAGCGCCGACCGAGGACACGCTGGTGCTGATCGAGAGGCAGAGCG AGCAAGAGGAGGAGATGACTGGCTGGGAGGGGGCAGAGGGGGGGGTGTCCTCAGCACAGCAGAACCAATCGGAATGTGATGAAGGGCGGGACTTCCTGGGGGACAGGAGTCagggggaggagccggcagggcCAAGGTTCAGGTCACTGAGACACCTGAGACAG GTGCTTGGTGCCAGTGAGTTCCGGCAGCTGACCTGGCACGTGCTCATGGGGAACCAGGTGATCTGGAGGGGGGCGGACCCACAGCTCATCCAGTCAGCATTCACCGTGCTCAAG GCCTTGCTGCCACGGGGGTGCTGTCgctgtgtgctgtacagtgAGTGCTATGAGGAGGCGTACCGCTGCAACTTCCTGGGCCTGCGCCCCGACGTCCCCGTGCCCCCCCACGTCCTTGCCTCCG aGTTCTCGGTGCTGGTGGACGTGGTCAGTGATGACCGCTCCTCTCTCtactcagcagccagcagcgaCGACGATATCCTCTCCCTCTACCAGTGCCGACTGACCAGCGCCAGCACACAGCCCACTGACCGTG GTCCTACACTGTTAAATAAGCTGGAGCTGGCGCTGACCAATGAGAACCTCTCAGTGGATGTGGTCAGTCACTGTCTGCTCTGCCTGAAGGAGGAGTGGATGAA tAAGGTGAAGGTGCTGTTTAAATTCTCCAAAGTCGATGGCCGTGGCCGTGAGGAGACACAGAAGCTGCTAGGAGTGCTGGGCGCCTCAGATGATGACAACGTACGTCTGCTCAAGTTCTGGCTGACCGGCCTGAGCAAGACCTACAAGAGTCACCTGATCAGCTCCCTGCGCCACGCCCACTGA